A genome region from Hymenobacter tibetensis includes the following:
- the metK gene encoding methionine adenosyltransferase, whose product MPYLFTSESVSEGHPDKVADQISDAILDEYLRQDPASKVACETLVTTDFALVAGEIKSKARVEAEPIVREVIRRIGYNKPEYLFNADTCEVMNRLHAQSPDINQGVERASDEEQGAGDQGMMFGYATKETENYMPLALDLSHRLLQELSKIRNEGKEMTYLRPDAKSQVTIRYADDNTPEAIETIVVSTQHDDFDTDEAKMLAVISDDIKNILIPRVKAQLGADVQKLFTADIIHHINPTGKFVIGGPHGDSGLTGRKIIVDTYGGKGAHGGGAFSGKDSSKVDRSAAYATRHIAKNLVAAGVADQVLVQVAYAIGVANPVGVFVTTYGTTKATGTDGQKLTDGQIAEKVQMLFDLRPYAIVQRLGLRNPIFAESAAYGHMGRQPGTKEVQALDGTTRTVETFTWEKLDYVDKIKAEFGL is encoded by the coding sequence ATGCCGTACCTGTTTACTTCCGAATCTGTTTCGGAAGGCCACCCCGATAAAGTAGCCGACCAGATTTCGGACGCCATTCTCGACGAGTATTTGCGCCAGGATCCTGCCTCTAAAGTCGCCTGCGAAACTCTCGTTACAACAGACTTCGCGCTGGTAGCCGGCGAAATTAAGTCGAAGGCACGTGTAGAAGCGGAGCCTATCGTTCGCGAAGTTATTCGGCGCATTGGTTACAACAAACCGGAGTATTTGTTTAACGCGGATACGTGCGAGGTGATGAACCGCTTGCACGCGCAGTCGCCTGACATCAACCAGGGTGTTGAGCGCGCCAGCGACGAAGAGCAAGGTGCCGGTGACCAAGGGATGATGTTCGGTTACGCCACCAAGGAAACTGAAAACTACATGCCGTTGGCGCTCGACCTGTCGCACCGTTTGCTGCAGGAGCTATCGAAGATCCGCAACGAAGGTAAGGAAATGACGTACCTCCGGCCCGATGCCAAGAGCCAGGTAACCATCCGCTACGCCGACGACAATACGCCCGAGGCCATCGAGACCATTGTAGTCAGCACCCAGCACGACGACTTCGATACCGACGAAGCCAAAATGCTAGCCGTCATTTCCGACGACATCAAGAACATTCTGATTCCTCGTGTGAAAGCCCAGCTTGGCGCCGACGTACAGAAGCTGTTCACCGCCGACATCATTCACCACATCAACCCTACGGGCAAGTTTGTTATCGGCGGCCCCCACGGCGACTCTGGTCTAACAGGCCGTAAGATCATCGTAGATACCTACGGTGGCAAAGGCGCACACGGTGGTGGTGCTTTCTCGGGCAAAGACTCGTCGAAAGTGGACCGTTCCGCGGCGTACGCTACCCGTCACATTGCCAAGAACCTAGTTGCCGCCGGCGTTGCCGACCAAGTGCTGGTGCAGGTAGCCTACGCCATTGGCGTAGCCAACCCAGTAGGCGTGTTCGTAACCACCTACGGTACCACCAAAGCAACTGGCACCGACGGCCAGAAGCTCACCGACGGTCAAATTGCCGAGAAGGTGCAAATGCTCTTCGACCTGCGTCCTTACGCCATTGTACAGCGCTTGGGACTGCGCAACCCCATCTTCGCCGAATCGGCAGCGTATGGCCACATGGGCCGGCAGCCCGGCACCAAAGAGGTGCAAGCACTGGATGGCACAACCCGTACGGTTGAAACCTTCACCTGGGAGAAACTCGACTACGTAGACAAAATCAAAGCTGAATTTGGTTTGTAA
- a CDS encoding PQQ-dependent sugar dehydrogenase: protein MKAFSTLLLFSTLAVPAVAQQGPVLATYTVGNTTVSASALTGNLDTPWELLWGPDNFLWMTERAGRISRIDPTTGQVLPVLTVADVTETGESGLLGMALHPDFATSPYVYVVYNYTNNGTLQEKLVRYTYAAATNTLGSPLILIGNITATTTHSGSRLLILPDRTMLMTTGDAQIRSDAQNRASLNGKILRMNLDGTVPADNPTPGSLVYTFGHRNPQGLARATSGRVYSSEHGENVEDEVNLVEVNRNYGWPSIEGLCDQPAEQTFCAANNVREPLVSYTPTLAVAGLTYYAHPAIPEWNNSLLMVSLKAGTLTRLQLNTAGDQVASQNNVWSGTYGRMRAICVSPQGRVYVGTSNRDNRGNPAATDDRILVLENRSYMPSAVKNGLSSLLRISPNPATQSVAVRLPSAAGSRATIQLRDVLGRATRTVEVAAGQQEVNVDLNGLRSGMYMVQAQLGDTQYTRRLVVQ, encoded by the coding sequence ATGAAAGCTTTCTCTACTCTATTGTTGTTCAGCACTTTAGCGGTGCCGGCCGTGGCCCAGCAAGGGCCGGTATTGGCCACCTACACGGTCGGCAACACAACGGTTTCGGCGTCGGCTCTCACTGGCAACCTCGACACGCCATGGGAGCTACTCTGGGGACCCGACAATTTCTTGTGGATGACCGAACGGGCTGGCCGCATCAGCCGCATCGACCCCACTACTGGCCAAGTACTCCCCGTGCTTACAGTAGCCGACGTAACGGAAACCGGCGAAAGCGGCCTGCTCGGCATGGCCCTACATCCCGACTTTGCTACTTCGCCCTACGTATATGTTGTGTACAACTACACCAATAACGGCACGCTCCAGGAGAAGCTGGTGCGCTATACGTACGCTGCCGCCACCAATACGCTCGGCAGCCCGCTAATACTGATTGGCAATATCACGGCCACTACCACTCATAGCGGTTCGCGCTTGCTCATTTTGCCCGACCGTACTATGCTCATGACCACCGGCGACGCACAGATTCGGTCTGATGCACAAAACCGCGCTTCGCTGAACGGCAAGATCCTGCGCATGAACCTGGACGGCACCGTACCCGCTGACAACCCAACGCCGGGTAGCTTGGTGTACACGTTCGGCCACCGCAACCCCCAAGGCTTAGCGCGCGCCACTTCCGGCCGGGTTTATAGCTCCGAGCATGGCGAAAACGTGGAGGACGAAGTGAATCTAGTTGAAGTGAACCGCAACTACGGCTGGCCCAGTATCGAAGGCCTTTGCGACCAACCCGCCGAACAAACCTTTTGTGCAGCCAATAATGTACGGGAGCCGCTAGTTTCTTACACCCCTACGTTGGCAGTAGCAGGCCTAACCTACTACGCTCACCCAGCCATTCCGGAATGGAACAACTCGCTGTTGATGGTTAGTTTGAAAGCGGGTACGTTGACTCGCCTGCAACTCAACACGGCCGGCGACCAGGTAGCCAGCCAAAATAACGTATGGTCTGGCACCTACGGGCGCATGCGGGCCATCTGTGTATCGCCGCAGGGACGCGTGTACGTGGGCACCAGCAACCGCGACAATCGGGGCAACCCCGCCGCCACCGACGACCGGATTCTAGTGCTTGAAAATCGTTCTTACATGCCAAGCGCTGTGAAAAATGGCTTGTCTAGCTTGTTGCGGATTTCGCCTAACCCCGCCACCCAGAGTGTTGCCGTAAGGCTGCCCTCCGCGGCTGGTAGCCGCGCCACCATACAGCTGCGCGACGTACTAGGCCGGGCCACTCGCACGGTGGAAGTAGCAGCTGGCCAGCAGGAAGTGAACGTGGATTTGAATGGCTTGCGGAGCGGCATGTACATGGTGCAAGCCCAACTTGGTGACACCCAGTACACGCGCCGGCTGGTAGTGCAGTAG
- a CDS encoding S9 family peptidase, giving the protein MRFFSCLGLLLTASSVVAQTPNAGTATSLAPLTVEKIMRDQAQWLGTSPSGVYWGEDSKQIFFNWNPDKNRRDSLYQVAPTGGAPRKVSAAAQRAMPASEGRYDATYTRKVYEKDGDIYLLDLKTQRTRRVTNTAERETDPGFAQRGQLLVYTRAQNLYTWNPATGETTQRTDFRRGTRPGTPLLDQSDKFLRAQQLALFEVIRQRDQDQKAREQQQRALAKLRPKAIYLGQQSVRDVQLSPDGRYVTYTLVQEPTSVKATVVPSFVTASGFTEDLSARTKVGGPQTAYELGVYDVARDTTFVLGYRELKGLDEQPAYRKEYQLPAKAPQPADSSKAAAKKQKPATELRRVRPFGPFWSEDGQRAFLVVRSADNKDRWIVALDPATQKISMLDRQRDEAWINGPGIGYDEGNVGWLDNRRVWFQSEETGYSHLYTVDVVSNQKKALTKGNFEIQKAQLSRDKKTWYLTANASHPGEQHFYHMTREGGPLQQVTSLVGGNEVSISPDEKTLAVRYSASNKPWELYVMPNKVNGSTKAMRQLTHSTTPEFESYAWRQPEVISYKAQDGADVYARLYRPVTPQAQGPAVIFVHGAGYLQNAHKWWSQYSREYMFHNLLADKGYTVLDIDYRGSAGYGRGVRTGIYRAMGGLDLTDQVDGAKLLTQKYGVSAQRIGIYGGSYGGFITLMAMFTQPDVFRAGAALRSVTDWAHYNHGYTDNILNEPYNDSLAYARSSPINYAAGLKGALLMCHGMVDTNVHFQDIVRLSQRLIELKKENWELAVYPVENHGFEEPSSWTDEYRRILKLFETNLKPVQGSGGTGN; this is encoded by the coding sequence ATGCGCTTTTTCTCTTGTCTTGGATTGCTGCTTACGGCATCCTCAGTTGTTGCTCAAACCCCCAACGCCGGAACGGCCACCAGCCTGGCTCCGCTTACCGTTGAGAAGATAATGCGCGACCAGGCGCAATGGCTGGGCACTTCGCCGTCGGGGGTATATTGGGGCGAGGACAGCAAACAGATTTTTTTCAACTGGAATCCCGACAAAAACCGGCGTGATTCTCTATATCAAGTAGCACCAACCGGTGGTGCGCCGCGCAAAGTAAGTGCGGCGGCACAGCGTGCTATGCCAGCCAGTGAGGGCCGCTACGATGCCACGTACACCCGCAAAGTGTATGAGAAAGACGGCGACATTTACTTGCTCGACCTGAAGACCCAGCGTACCCGGCGCGTAACCAACACGGCCGAGCGCGAAACCGACCCTGGCTTTGCGCAGCGCGGCCAACTGCTGGTCTACACCCGCGCCCAAAACCTCTACACCTGGAATCCCGCCACTGGCGAAACCACCCAGCGCACCGATTTTCGGCGTGGCACCCGGCCCGGTACCCCCTTGCTCGACCAATCCGACAAGTTTCTGCGGGCCCAGCAATTAGCCCTGTTTGAAGTAATTCGGCAGCGCGACCAAGACCAAAAAGCACGGGAGCAGCAGCAGCGGGCATTAGCCAAGCTGCGACCTAAAGCCATTTACCTCGGTCAGCAGTCGGTGCGCGACGTGCAGCTCAGCCCCGATGGCCGGTACGTCACCTACACGCTCGTGCAAGAACCCACCAGCGTGAAGGCAACGGTAGTGCCTAGCTTCGTTACGGCTTCGGGGTTCACCGAGGACTTGTCGGCGCGTACCAAAGTGGGTGGCCCCCAAACCGCCTACGAATTAGGGGTTTATGATGTGGCGCGGGATACCACTTTCGTGCTCGGCTACCGTGAGCTAAAAGGCCTCGACGAGCAGCCCGCCTACCGCAAAGAGTACCAATTGCCCGCCAAAGCGCCTCAACCCGCGGATTCTAGCAAGGCAGCAGCTAAAAAACAGAAACCAGCCACCGAGTTACGCCGCGTCCGGCCGTTTGGGCCTTTCTGGTCAGAGGATGGGCAGCGGGCTTTCCTGGTAGTGCGTTCCGCCGACAACAAAGACCGGTGGATTGTTGCCCTCGACCCCGCCACCCAAAAAATCAGCATGCTCGACCGGCAGCGGGATGAAGCCTGGATAAACGGCCCCGGCATCGGCTACGACGAAGGCAACGTAGGCTGGCTCGACAACCGCCGCGTGTGGTTTCAAAGCGAAGAAACCGGGTATTCGCACCTCTACACCGTAGACGTAGTATCCAACCAGAAAAAGGCGCTAACCAAAGGCAACTTCGAAATCCAAAAAGCCCAACTCAGCCGCGACAAAAAAACGTGGTACCTCACGGCCAATGCCAGCCACCCCGGCGAGCAGCATTTCTACCACATGACGCGCGAAGGAGGGCCGCTTCAGCAAGTAACAAGCTTAGTGGGAGGCAATGAAGTCTCCATCTCGCCCGACGAAAAGACCTTGGCCGTACGCTATAGCGCCTCCAACAAGCCTTGGGAACTCTATGTGATGCCCAACAAAGTGAACGGCAGTACCAAAGCCATGCGCCAGCTGACCCACAGCACCACACCCGAATTTGAAAGCTACGCCTGGCGCCAGCCGGAAGTAATCAGCTACAAAGCCCAGGACGGCGCCGACGTGTACGCGCGGCTGTATCGGCCAGTTACCCCGCAGGCGCAAGGACCAGCCGTAATTTTTGTGCACGGTGCTGGCTACCTGCAAAACGCCCACAAGTGGTGGAGCCAATACTCGCGCGAATACATGTTCCACAACCTGCTCGCCGACAAAGGCTATACAGTGCTCGATATCGACTACCGGGGTTCTGCTGGCTACGGCCGGGGCGTACGAACCGGCATCTACCGCGCCATGGGTGGCCTCGACCTAACCGACCAAGTGGACGGCGCCAAACTACTTACCCAGAAGTATGGCGTGAGTGCCCAGCGCATTGGTATCTACGGTGGCTCCTATGGGGGCTTCATCACCCTGATGGCCATGTTCACGCAGCCTGATGTGTTTCGGGCCGGCGCTGCGCTGCGCTCCGTCACGGATTGGGCCCACTACAACCACGGCTACACCGACAACATCCTCAACGAGCCCTACAACGATTCACTGGCCTATGCGCGGTCTTCCCCCATCAACTACGCCGCTGGCTTGAAAGGCGCTTTGCTAATGTGCCACGGGATGGTGGACACCAACGTTCATTTTCAGGACATCGTGCGTCTTTCTCAACGTCTTATTGAGTTGAAAAAGGAGAATTGGGAGTTAGCCGTGTATCCTGTTGAAAATCACGGGTTCGAGGAGCCCAGTTCCTGGACCGACGAATACCGCCGGATTCTAAAGTTGTTCGAAACGAACCTGAAGCCTGTGCAGGGAAGCGGTGGGACCGGGAATTAA
- the hpf gene encoding ribosome hibernation-promoting factor, HPF/YfiA family translates to MKVQMHSVHFDADQKLLDFIQKRLDKLETFYDRVTEGEVILKLNNKDGIDNKTVEIKLFVPGATLFSQEDAASFEAATDAATDGLKRQITKHKEKVTSH, encoded by the coding sequence ATGAAAGTACAGATGCATTCGGTGCATTTCGATGCCGACCAAAAATTGCTCGACTTCATCCAGAAGCGCCTCGACAAGCTTGAAACTTTCTATGACCGTGTCACAGAAGGCGAGGTGATTTTGAAGCTGAACAACAAAGATGGAATTGACAACAAAACTGTAGAGATTAAGCTATTCGTGCCGGGTGCCACTCTTTTCTCGCAAGAGGATGCTGCTTCCTTCGAAGCTGCTACTGATGCCGCTACCGATGGTTTGAAACGACAGATCACCAAACATAAAGAGAAAGTAACCAGCCACTAG
- a CDS encoding tyrosine-type recombinase/integrase produces MDLFFNYLRSERRYSPHTLLSYQTDMRQFAEYLNATYELTDLSQADHTLIRSWVVTLMQQDLDPRTVNRKIACLRSYFKFLLTTNVIGRNPMLRIKAPKMAKKLPEFVAEDSLNGLLNSFEFPDTFVGARDQLVLELLYGTGIRLSELIGITPDDVNLHGQTVRVTGKGNKQRLVPLNQSLVASLERYIAFRKREIGNSDNTRTALLVTDKGEPMYEKLVYRTVKHYLSQITTSSSQQHPHVLRHSFATHLLNKGADLNAIKDLLGHANLAATQVYTHLSIDKLKSVFEQAHPKA; encoded by the coding sequence ATGGATTTATTTTTCAATTACCTCCGGTCTGAACGCCGCTACAGCCCCCACACGCTGCTGTCTTATCAGACTGATATGCGCCAGTTTGCTGAGTACCTGAACGCTACGTACGAGCTAACTGATTTGTCGCAGGCCGACCATACTCTCATCAGGTCGTGGGTGGTGACGCTGATGCAGCAGGACCTTGATCCGCGCACCGTTAACCGGAAGATTGCCTGCCTTCGCTCCTACTTCAAGTTCTTGCTCACAACTAATGTTATCGGCCGCAACCCGATGCTGCGCATCAAGGCGCCGAAGATGGCCAAGAAGCTGCCCGAGTTTGTAGCTGAAGACAGCCTAAACGGGTTGCTGAACTCGTTTGAATTTCCGGACACCTTTGTGGGCGCCCGCGACCAGTTGGTGCTAGAGCTACTCTACGGCACTGGTATCCGGTTGTCGGAACTGATTGGCATTACGCCCGACGACGTGAATCTGCACGGCCAAACGGTGCGTGTAACCGGCAAGGGCAACAAGCAACGCTTGGTGCCTCTCAACCAAAGCTTGGTGGCTTCACTGGAACGCTATATAGCGTTCCGAAAGCGAGAAATAGGCAATTCTGACAACACCCGTACAGCGCTCCTCGTTACAGACAAAGGTGAGCCTATGTATGAAAAGCTCGTTTATCGAACTGTAAAGCACTATTTAAGTCAGATAACAACCTCTTCCTCTCAACAGCACCCTCACGTATTGCGGCATTCCTTCGCAACGCATTTGCTTAATAAGGGAGCTGACCTCAACGCCATTAAAGACCTGCTCGGGCATGCAAACCTAGCTGCCACTCAAGTCTACACGCATTTGTCGATCGACAAACTTAAATCTGTTTTTGAACAGGCCCATCCAAAGGCCTGA
- a CDS encoding Nramp family divalent metal transporter: MPPLTDTPPVPAEPLVAPEAGWRRARTGPSLSEVYASIKVPAQNASFWRKLLAFWGPGLMVAVGYMDPGNWATDIAGGAQFGYTLLSVILISNLFAMLLQHLAAKLGIVTGRDLAQACRDHYSKPVGMVLWFLCEIAIAACDLAEVIGSAIALNLLFGLPLAWGVVLTILDVLVVLLFQSRGFRVLESIVAGLIVVIFGCFLYEIIVSKPDWFGILGGLVPQPQVVTNPKMLYIAIGILGATVMPHNLYLHSSIVQTRAIEQTEGGKRMAIKFATIDSTVALFMAFFVNAAILITAAAAFHRNGHYNVADISDAHKLLAPVLGAGAASAVFAVALLASGQNSTLTGTLAGQIVMEGFLNIKLKPWLRRLITRSIAVIPALIVTLLYGEKGTGELLVLSQVILSFQLSFAVVPLVLFTGSKDKMGVFVNRPLIQAVAWLVSGIIIVLNIYLLYETFFG, translated from the coding sequence ATGCCTCCTCTTACCGATACCCCACCAGTACCAGCCGAACCCCTTGTTGCTCCCGAAGCCGGATGGCGACGTGCACGTACCGGCCCGTCGCTGAGTGAAGTGTATGCCAGCATAAAAGTGCCGGCTCAGAATGCTTCTTTTTGGCGCAAGCTGCTGGCCTTTTGGGGTCCGGGCTTGATGGTAGCAGTTGGCTATATGGACCCCGGCAACTGGGCCACCGATATTGCCGGCGGTGCCCAGTTCGGCTACACCTTGCTGTCGGTTATTTTGATTTCCAACCTGTTTGCGATGCTCTTGCAACACCTAGCTGCCAAGCTAGGTATCGTGACGGGCCGTGACTTGGCGCAGGCCTGCCGCGACCATTACTCGAAGCCCGTAGGCATGGTCTTGTGGTTTCTGTGCGAAATAGCCATTGCTGCCTGTGACTTGGCCGAAGTTATTGGTTCGGCCATTGCCCTCAATCTGTTGTTTGGCTTACCACTGGCATGGGGCGTGGTGTTAACCATTCTCGACGTGTTGGTGGTCTTGCTGTTTCAAAGCCGTGGGTTTCGCGTGCTAGAGAGCATCGTTGCGGGGCTTATTGTGGTCATTTTCGGCTGCTTTCTCTACGAAATCATTGTTTCCAAGCCTGATTGGTTTGGCATTCTGGGCGGACTAGTGCCTCAGCCCCAGGTGGTCACCAACCCGAAGATGCTGTACATCGCCATCGGAATTTTGGGTGCTACGGTAATGCCGCACAACCTGTATCTGCATTCCAGCATCGTGCAAACGCGCGCCATCGAGCAGACAGAAGGTGGCAAGCGCATGGCCATCAAGTTTGCGACTATCGACTCGACGGTGGCGCTGTTTATGGCGTTTTTCGTGAATGCGGCTATTTTGATAACTGCTGCGGCGGCGTTTCACCGCAACGGTCACTACAACGTAGCCGACATTAGCGACGCGCACAAACTATTGGCTCCAGTGCTAGGTGCCGGTGCCGCCAGTGCGGTGTTTGCAGTGGCATTGCTGGCTTCAGGCCAGAATTCTACGCTTACGGGCACGCTGGCTGGCCAGATTGTGATGGAAGGCTTCCTTAACATCAAGCTCAAACCGTGGCTGCGCCGCCTGATTACCCGCAGTATTGCGGTAATACCGGCCCTAATTGTAACACTGCTCTACGGCGAAAAAGGCACCGGCGAATTGCTCGTTCTTAGCCAGGTGATACTCAGCTTCCAGTTGAGCTTTGCCGTGGTACCCCTGGTCCTCTTCACGGGCAGCAAAGACAAGATGGGCGTGTTCGTAAACCGGCCCCTGATTCAGGCAGTAGCTTGGCTGGTGTCGGGTATTATTATCGTGCTCAACATCTATTTGCTGTACGAAACCTTCTTCGGCTAA
- the rpsU gene encoding 30S ribosomal protein S21, producing the protein MIIVQIKENESVDRALKRFKKKFERTGVLKELRRRTFFQKPSITNRKQKQKAIYKQVTYGNEANS; encoded by the coding sequence ATGATCATCGTACAAATCAAAGAGAACGAGTCGGTTGACCGCGCGCTTAAGCGGTTCAAAAAGAAGTTTGAGCGCACGGGCGTGCTGAAAGAACTGCGTCGTCGCACGTTCTTCCAGAAGCCTTCTATTACCAACCGTAAGCAGAAGCAAAAGGCCATCTACAAGCAGGTGACCTACGGCAACGAGGCTAACTCGTAG
- a CDS encoding HD domain-containing protein has translation MNSALAAQWHQLTTPILASEARREATLQQLLAAYSKSGRHYHTLHHVQALLDAVQRDAVTLHDLPVVQLAVWFHDAVYSPLRSDNETRSAELALQFLAETTLEENRQQRVALLIERTKDHTQAHPDDDTDLQLFLDADLSILGASEKDYWQYARQIHAEYSIVPDMLYRQGRRNVLEKLLTTPVLYRTAPYRDRLDAAARRNLQAELHAWENDGL, from the coding sequence ATGAACTCTGCCCTGGCCGCTCAATGGCACCAGCTAACGACCCCGATACTTGCCAGCGAAGCGCGCCGTGAAGCAACGTTGCAGCAGTTGCTTGCCGCTTACAGTAAGTCTGGCCGGCATTACCACACCTTGCACCACGTGCAGGCGCTGCTCGATGCGGTGCAACGCGACGCTGTCACCCTGCACGACCTGCCCGTAGTGCAGCTAGCCGTCTGGTTTCACGACGCCGTGTACAGTCCGCTGCGTAGCGACAACGAAACCCGGAGTGCAGAGCTGGCTTTGCAATTTCTGGCCGAAACTACCCTCGAAGAAAACCGGCAACAACGAGTTGCCTTGCTCATCGAACGCACCAAAGACCACACCCAGGCGCACCCCGACGACGATACCGACCTGCAGCTATTCCTCGATGCGGACCTTAGCATATTGGGTGCTTCGGAAAAAGACTATTGGCAATACGCCCGGCAAATACATGCCGAATACAGCATAGTGCCAGACATGCTCTACCGCCAGGGGCGCCGCAACGTGTTGGAAAAGCTTTTGACAACGCCCGTCCTCTACCGAACTGCCCCCTACCGAGACCGGCTCGACGCCGCTGCCCGGCGCAATCTGCAAGCCGAGCTGCACGCCTGGGAAAACGATGGTTTGTAG
- a CDS encoding GNAT family N-acetyltransferase: MLHLESHHPKQFRISTDPAQLDVGAIHRYLAEDSYWAKNIPLETVTRALANSLNFGLYAPDGQQAGFARVVTDRATFAWLCDVFVLPAYRGHGLSKWLMRVVWAHPELQGLRRQLLATLDAHTLYQQFGFQELAFPERYLEVRKTNPYGAETAN, from the coding sequence ATGCTGCATCTAGAGTCTCATCATCCCAAGCAGTTCCGTATCAGCACCGACCCCGCCCAGCTGGACGTAGGGGCCATTCACCGCTACTTGGCGGAAGATTCCTATTGGGCCAAAAACATTCCGCTGGAAACTGTGACGCGTGCCTTGGCTAATTCCTTGAACTTCGGGCTCTACGCTCCTGATGGTCAGCAAGCAGGCTTTGCCCGCGTGGTCACCGACCGGGCCACGTTTGCCTGGCTCTGCGACGTATTCGTGCTGCCCGCCTATCGGGGCCATGGGCTTTCCAAGTGGTTGATGCGCGTAGTGTGGGCGCATCCCGAGCTGCAAGGCCTGCGCCGCCAGTTACTGGCCACGCTTGACGCACACACGCTGTATCAGCAGTTCGGATTCCAGGAGCTGGCGTTTCCGGAACGCTACCTGGAAGTGAGAAAGACCAACCCCTACGGCGCCGAAACCGCCAATTGA
- a CDS encoding acyl-CoA dehydrogenase family protein, which translates to MELVATENQTMIAQMVRDFGAQHIKPHMMKWDESQEFPIDVFHKLGELGLMGVLVPQEYGGSGFGYTEYVTAIAELSKIDGSIGLSMAAHNSLCTGHILQHASEEQKSKYLPKLASGEWIGAWGLTEPNTGSDAGNMRTVAVQDGDYYVLNGAKNFITHGKSGNVAVVIARTGEVGDSHGMTAFIVERGTPGFAAGRKEDKLGMRASETTEMIFTDCRVPKENVIGNVGDGFVQSLKVLDGGRVSIAALSLGIAQGAYEAALQYSKERQQFNQPISNFQGIGFKLADMATEIEAASLLTYRAADMKDRGLNVNRESAMAKLYASEVAVRTANEGVQIFGGYGYTKDYPAEKYYRDAKLCTIGEGTSEIQKLVIARALLK; encoded by the coding sequence ATGGAACTGGTCGCTACCGAAAACCAGACAATGATTGCCCAAATGGTGCGTGACTTCGGCGCGCAACATATCAAACCCCACATGATGAAGTGGGACGAGTCGCAGGAATTTCCCATTGATGTTTTCCACAAGCTAGGTGAACTTGGCTTGATGGGTGTATTAGTACCGCAGGAATACGGTGGTTCCGGCTTTGGTTACACTGAGTATGTAACCGCCATTGCGGAGCTATCCAAAATCGACGGAAGCATAGGGCTCAGCATGGCGGCTCACAACTCGCTGTGCACAGGCCATATTCTGCAGCACGCTTCCGAAGAACAAAAAAGCAAGTACCTCCCCAAGTTGGCTTCTGGCGAATGGATTGGAGCGTGGGGCCTCACGGAGCCAAACACCGGCTCTGATGCGGGCAACATGCGCACCGTAGCAGTTCAGGATGGCGACTATTATGTACTGAACGGCGCTAAGAACTTCATAACGCATGGCAAGTCCGGCAATGTGGCCGTAGTTATTGCACGCACCGGTGAAGTAGGTGATTCGCATGGTATGACGGCTTTTATTGTAGAGCGTGGCACACCAGGTTTTGCGGCGGGCCGCAAGGAAGACAAGTTAGGCATGCGAGCTTCCGAGACGACAGAGATGATTTTCACAGACTGTCGGGTGCCTAAGGAAAATGTAATTGGCAATGTTGGCGACGGATTCGTTCAGTCGCTGAAAGTGCTTGATGGGGGCCGGGTTAGCATTGCGGCACTAAGCTTGGGTATTGCGCAAGGTGCCTACGAGGCAGCCCTGCAGTATTCCAAGGAGCGGCAACAGTTCAACCAGCCCATCAGCAACTTCCAAGGAATTGGCTTCAAGCTGGCAGACATGGCTACGGAAATCGAGGCAGCGTCTTTGCTTACTTATCGCGCAGCCGACATGAAAGACCGCGGCCTGAACGTGAACCGCGAGTCGGCTATGGCAAAACTGTATGCCTCGGAGGTAGCAGTCCGGACGGCCAACGAGGGGGTCCAGATTTTTGGGGGCTACGGCTACACCAAAGATTATCCGGCCGAAAAATATTATCGTGATGCCAAGCTTTGCACTATCGGAGAAGGCACTTCCGAAATCCAGAAGCTGGTTATTGCGCGCGCACTTCTGAAATAA